The sequence ATAATGTAACTATCATTGTTGAGCTTGTTACCCCCATTGCCCTTGAGAAAGAACTCCGTTTTGCTATAAGGGAAGGTGGAAAGACTGTTGGAGCCGGCGTTGTCACTGAGATTATAGAGTAGAGGGGAAAAAGATGAGGCAACTTGTAATACTTGCATGTTCGGAATGTAAGAACAGGAATTATACAACAACAAGAAATAAACAAAAAACACCAGATAAGCTTGAAATGAAAAAGTATTGTAAATCTTGCAAGAAACATACATCACACAGAGAGACAAAATAAGAAGGCCAGTAGCTCTAACGGATAGAGCACCGGACTCCAAATCC is a genomic window of Pseudomonadota bacterium containing:
- a CDS encoding elongation factor Tu, which codes for NVTIIVELVTPIALEKELRFAIREGGKTVGAGVVTEIIE
- the rpmG gene encoding 50S ribosomal protein L33; this translates as MRQLVILACSECKNRNYTTTRNKQKTPDKLEMKKYCKSCKKHTSHRETK